A region of the Apium graveolens cultivar Ventura chromosome 6, ASM990537v1, whole genome shotgun sequence genome:
AGAAAGGCAGCCGTTTTTCTCAAGGTGCTAGCTAGGGTTCTAGATTTTCGGAGCTTTAAGGAGAGGcacaccttgggagatcgaaaCCCACACTTCGTCCAAGAATAATCAGGGTATATAGTAGAAGACGTGGACTTGAATCGCTTGCGtcgtagcgattaaggttaataTTCTGTTCATACTCTTTTAGATATATCATAAAACGCTGGGCCAAGATTCTATTGTTCCAACAGAGATGGGTCTTGTAGGAAGCTAAATGAGGGTTGAGAATATCAAGTTTTTAATCATAACCTCCAAAATGGAAATTAACAGAGAATGAAGAAGTCGGTGCTTCAGAGATTGAATTCATTATTTGGTGGACCAGATGAGGAGTGTATTGCTCTCGGTTTGGATAACATCACATATACAGATTTTTTTCTTgcctcaatatatatatatttttttgtggACAAGATTGGAAGCCTTGGCATTGAAACATGATTATCCTTTCTAAGGCTCTCGCCCTGGTAAAACTAGATTTAAGGGTTGAAAAAGATAGTTACTGCGGTATTATACCGCAATACGGGGGGGGGTAAAAATGTAATTTGTGCGTACTGCGCTATTATACCGCAGTATGGGGAAAAATTTAAATTAGGACTGTTGGATGGATCATTCAACAATTGGGAAATCATTTGTTACGAAAATTGTCCCTGGTAAATGGTTGCCAAGGACCAGgttttcgagttacctttgacCCCTAAGGTAACATTCCTTTTGCCCTGCTGCAACCTTGAATTTTGTGTTACAATAGGTTTCAAAGGTAACACCAAtatatgtctatagtatcacagTATACATGTTACCTTTACACTTagaatttgtaaaaaaaaatggGCCCCACATGTAAGGCCACActgggccccacatgtgggtcACCAAATCATTATAACAATATTTTTCCTACTATAACagttttttaataatttgtattatattatactaatttGTTTGTAATATTGAAGTACCTAATCTAACatatttctaaaaaaaaattgacatgatttgtttgtaaattgaacatgccataaacctgtttttcatacaagtcaataaaATAAACAATTCAAACCACCAAACTTCAAATCACTACAAACCCCCGCCAAATACTACATGATTAAATAGACAGAGTTTAAGCGAAAATTTCATCTGCGCTCTTGGGTGTCATCTGCAGCTTGTCTTGGTCTTGCAACAGTTTTTCTTTATCCAGTTTCTCGAGTTCCTTTTGTACATCTCAGTAAATATATTAGGCTCTTCTATAATTGCCATCTCTCCCTCCAGCAACCAGAAGCCCATATAGATCAATACTGAAAAAAGTAAAGTGGTCATCCAAATGCACATAACAAAAGCTACTATTAAAATCTTTGCCTGGACATTAATataatcaaaaaggaaaaacttTGCGTGGACATTATTAAAATCAGAAAAGAATGATATCTATTGACAACCATTTAGAGAATTTCAAAATCTCAACAAATGCGGAATATTTCCGATGTCTGTAAAGATCTGTTGAACATCACAAGTATGCACAAAATCGAAGGAGACAGGAACTTAGACTCTTATGCATCAAATAATCCTACCAATCGAGAAGCATGAGACAATTATCCACATCAGAAGAAAGACACTCATAGTATGCCCAATCAACATATTATGGACGCAACTGATACAATCAAACTAATAAGTAGTTCCTGAGAAAATATATTGATGTATAGATGTAACTACAAACGGTAAAGATTTCTTACAATGTATTAAGCACCATTCATCAACCCATTACCAGAAAGGGTAGCACCAAGATTCGAAGAAATATCCTTAATACATGTCATAACAAGTAAATATCCCAGATATTCTACTTTACTGACTATCAACAAATTCAGCTACAAGATTATCAACAAATTCAGTTATAGATACTTCTCTAACAGATATAGATGAATCACAGAACCTGTCTTCAACTGCTGAATGGACATGCTTATCACGCAAAACTTCTGGATCAGCTTCAACAATAATACTAACCTGCTCTCACGAAATAAGGGAAGCAAGTACATTAAATTTCTTGCAAAAAATAGTAAATAATACTATAACAAGTGGTCTGGTAATGCTTAAAGGGACTAGAAAGTTGGGTACACTCTACTTACAGCTCTTAATGCCTTGGCACAAATCACCGGAGAGTTCTCCCTTAAACTTGCCTGAAGTCAAGTAAACAGTACATATTAGCAGGAATATAATCTACTGGTAATCAAGATGCAACAAAAAATAAACTGACCAGAAGCATTTGAAGAATTTTATCAAACCCTCTGGAGAAAGAATTGTTTTGACCCATGGCTAAAGTCATCTTTTTTACTGAATTCCTTTTCAATACAGAAGAAACAGTCTTGCATTCTCGCACAAGTGCTCTTGATTTCAGTCGAGCAAGAAAGAAGAATAACTTTTGTTGGAAAGTCAGGTCGTCTTTGTACCACAAGCAAAGATAAAACCTGCACATTAAAAATCAGCATGTTCAGCAAAAATAGTCAACCGGGCTCAGAATCCTGGAGGTGTTTTGTTTTAATAAAAAACTAATTTGTTAATGTGCGAAAAAACAGGTCTTGGCATAAGAATATACTGGAAAATATTAAGGTCCCGCTAAAAATGCCCACCATCGGGTAATGAGGTGCATATCAACTGAAGCACCAGCATCCTGGAGATAATTCAGAAGCATCTGCTGAACAATCTCCATCTTGGTAGGGGTTTCGAAGCTTTGGTATTCCTTTTGCCATCAGTCTTGTACTGTGATTTACAATATGACTGTAACGCAAGAAGTTGGTCCATGCAAGCACGAAACTGACAGTCCCAACTGCCGATGGATATTTCATCTTCTCTTAATCCCACACAGTCTACATGAAATAATCTCCGACAGCCTTGGCATACAACCAAAGACTTCCCGGTCTTTGCACCCAAGCAAACAGAACATGCATCTTTCGGATAGCTCTGACTCATATCATCATTCATAAACTCTTTCACAATCCAAAAATTTTCCCTCCTATATAGAACAGCATCCTGTTTCAACCTGGCGGCAACTGTACCTAGGAGTTCAATTGTCATCGAACGAGCAGCAATATCCTTGGATTATAGACATATAATTACACAGAGTCGGCACATTGAATTTTAGTACTAATTACAGTCAAGCAAACCTCAATATCATATCAAGAACTTGCACAATATGCAAAACATAAAATAAGTCAACAAGGGTTTCAGTAACCAAATATGAGATCAGGTATGGCCATAGAAAGATTAACATATCTTGTGCCAAACAAATATCGCATAACTAACGACATTTGATCCAATTCAATCACAAAAATAAAAGCAACAATACGGCCGGCAGCATCAACACATCAATTCAAATctacacacacaatatatatatacctGGACCATCAATAACACTTAACTGATTCTTAATAACAGCTGGAAGTGGAAGATGTCGTCGCCGTTTAACGACCAGTGACCGGTGGTTTAGCGGCGGAGATGTCGTCGCCGTTTGCTGAAACTTCAGTAGGAGCCATTAGATCTTCGCGAATTGAAAATTGGTTAAAAAAATTAGATCGATTTCTACGgctttgtgttttgtgttttgtgGTTGTGCTTCATACGCACAACACAGCTCTAAATCAATATCACAAAAACCTCTATAATAACACAAAATCAGAGAGAGACAGAGAGGGGTAGTACCTTAAAGTAGAATTTGTCCCCAATTCCAATTAAAAATCATAACTCGGATCTATGAGATTTTGCTAATCTAATCATCAATCCGTGAATTAGTGTTTTAGGATGATTCAACTCCTAGTTCAATTGGAAGCTGAGAGAGAGTGTGTGGGAGAACCACAGAGAGAAAGAGATGTTTAGAATTAGAGGGTGTAAAATTTTGACAAAAAACTGCGGCTTCTCCAAAAAACTGCCGCCTTCTCAAAAAATTTGAGCCTACTTTAGCCCACCTGATGGAGAGCCCAAAGAGAGCCCAAATAATTATATgttaattttgtttttttttaattttcaataaaattttaagtttaaataaggttcaaattttttattaataaaaaattattattattaattagtacagttcaaaaaaatttaaaatatattattttatcaattttagctaatattaatattattactttattatattatcaaaattgattaattttcaagttaaataactatatatatttaattgttcgtaaaatgttaattttttatttattaacaccctattgtaacataaattTCCAAATGTTACTTGTATGTAACACTTTGAAACTATAGCAACATATTATAAAGGCTACGGTAACATCAAAAGTACTACGttgcggtaggctaagatgagcatacctaaggtaacataattttataacatgcatgattaaaccattgcgataggccatctatggtgtagtggCCCATCCTCAAGTTTTGTTGATCAAATTCTCAGCCATATTTTTCGTACGATTTGCATACCAATTAATAACCCCTTTCTTCTTGCTTATATAGGAAATCGAAGGGGGGGACTTATATAGGAAATCGAAGGGGGGGACTACAGCATCTAGAACTATAAAATATAAAAAGAATTTCAAGGAATCAAGATGGGGATATTAGCATTGTACGACTCTCATTTTTTTACCTATTTTTAGGGCACCAAAATCACCTAATCTAGTACTTTTATCGTTGTCATATTTGCTATTAAAATCATAGTATTTTTTTCTACAACTAGCTTTTGACCAATCTACAGTGATAAAATGGTCATAGATCCTTTCATATTTTTTTCTCTATCTAGTTTGTTACATGAAAATGATTTACAATTTGGAACAGTCATCATTTTTCACATTATCACCATCAAAATCACTGAAGGTATAATGATATATCACCCAAGGAAATTACAAGTCTACCCTTACAAAAAGTAACGAGGTGAGCGGTTTTTTTGACGGAGTCAGAGGGTGAGTTATAATTTTGACGGAGTCAGAGGGTGATGTGTATTAATGATCAAGTATATCCATGTGTGTTTATTAAAATATCTCAAACTcgttttgttattattgttatatATGTGGATGATCGTAATATTGTAGGTACTTCTAAAGTTATTACTAACGCTGTtaattatttgaaaaatgagtttGAGATAAAGGTCCTTGGAAAGATAAAATTTTGTTTAGGCATACATGTGGAACACTTATCCTCAGGAATACTTATCCATTAATTAACCTATATAGAAAAGGTTCTTGATCATTTCTATATAGACAAATCTCATCCACTAACACCACCAATGGTTGTTTGGTCGCTTGAAGTTGAAAAAGATCCATTATGGACCATAAAAGAGGATGAAGATGCTCTTGGACCCGAAGTTCCATATCTCAGTGAATTGGCGCTCTTATGTATCTTGCAAACAACACACGACTCGATATTGCATTTACAGTCAATCTCTTGGCAAGATTCAGTTCTAATCTGAATAAAAGGCATTGAAATGGGGTTAAACATATATTTAGATATCTTCGTGGAATAATTGATCTTGGCTTATTCTTTCCAAATAACTTGAAATCGCAGATGGTTGGATACGCGGATGCTGTGTACATGTCAGATCCACATTGTGAACGATCACAAATAGGTTACTTATTCACATATTATGGGACTGCTATATCCTGGAAATCTACAAAACAAATTATGGCTACAACTTCATAAAATTACGCAAAATTACTAGCAAACCATGATGCAAGTAGGGAATGTGTATGGCTATGATCCATCATCCAACATATTCGACAATCGTGTGGATTATCAAATATCACAGATAGTCCTACAGTTATTTTTGAGGATAATTCGGCTTGCATTAAACAACTAATGGAAGGGTACATCAAAGAAGATCGAACAAAACATATCTtaccaaaattcttctacactcatgaATTATAAGAAAATGGTGACATTAAAGTGCAACAAGTTCGCTCAAGTGATAATTTAACGGATATACTTATAAATTGACTACCTATATCAACATTTGAAAAGTTGAGAAATAATATCGGAACGCGAAGTTTGAATAACTTGCGAAACCACGATGTCAACATGTGAAATGTTTTATTCAGGGGGAGACCGTAATCTTTTTCCTTCGTTAAGGTTTTTATTTCACATGGTTTTTCCTTGCAAGGTTTTAATGAGGTAGTTTTTTCTCGGTAATAAAATCGCATTTAAAAATCAAGGGGGAGTGTTATAATATGATAATGATTGTCAAAACTTAATCAAGAAGACTcataaagcttatcgaggaagtCTCTCAAAGATTATTGAGGAAGACTTGTGAAACTTCTTAGAGAATAAACTTAATAAGAAAGAATTGTAAAACTTATTAAGGAAAACTTAAGAAACTTAATAGTGAAGAACTGCGATACTTATCAAAGAAGAATTATATAGCTTCCTTAGTAAGACTTGTCAACCAAACTATATAAATAAGACCTTCAATTATTGAAATAaaatatactaaaacatattgaaATATAATACTCTCTTCAACTTTTACTCTCTCTATATGTGCAATTATTAAGCCATACATTATCTAGTAACTAGAGACTTATGCCCGCGATACGCACACTTATTATTGACATTTTAGAAATGTAAAATAAATCACCACCCTTCTAATTATGTTATCGGACAAAACACATATAGATGCACCGTACTCCTTCTTATAAATGAAAGGAATCACAAAACTATATCTGAAATGATCATCCTCTTAATTATGTTAACGAACAATTAAAAAACAtatttgttatggataaaaaactaaggttattatttgctgtatttattactaagattcgggagctcaaggcctttaatggctgctctcgtgctacgtggctcgatctgcctttacgagatgcctacgtatctctgtgaattagagaatcaagccaaaaaatgtagttctgatttgtggggtgagaccccttatatagatgttgggagtccttgaattggacttggtataggagacctggtggacaagtctcataattagaatagacttaggagtcctaggaagtaggaagctgattccttatccttttaggtccccttgaggctaatctataaggatttatatccttatcgggactcttctcaatagctgatttttctcttattaattaattacgaaattaattaataattagggcttttaggccttttttattccaccaggcctgatctggtccgtcaggcttaacctttctggtctgaatatcatacatcttcttattgggcctagcagcccattaatcataaaatcaggacttatttatccctatcatttggcccccaacttttgggaaacattgattaggtttcgcagaagttaaatctatttgttcccttacagggtttcatttttgtgtaaagtgtggagcgacctatacatttacaataaatcttccttttattcaggaatcatcttaatttccaggaatttttccctaattttctggaattttccttaattttctggatttttccttaatttactgggatttatccttaatttctggattttccctaatttctgggattttcctttaattttttggatttattccttatttctgaaaatattaacatttttcagaaaatatttaaggaatttccttatttttctggattttttccctaatttctgggatttatcctttaattttctggatttattccttatttctgaaaatattaacatttttcagaaaatatttatggaatttccttatttttctggattttttccctaatttctgggatttatcctttaattttctggatttattccttatttctgaaaatattaacatttttcagaaaatatttaaggaatttccttatttttctggattttttccctaatttctgggatttatcctttaattttctggatttattccttatttctgaaaatattaacatttttcagaaaatatttaaggaatttccttatttttctggattttttccctaatttctgggattatcctttaattttctggatttattccttatttctgaaaatattaacatttttcagaaaatatttaaggaatttccttatttttctggattttttccctaatttctgggatttatcctttaattttctggatttattccttatttctgaaaatattaacatttttcagaaaatatttatggaatttccttatttttctggattttttccctaatttttgggatttatcctttaattttctggatttattccttatttctgaaaatattaacatttttcagaaaatatttaaggaatttccttatttttcttgattttttccctaatttctgggatttatcctttaattttctggatttattccttatttctgaaaatattaacatttttcagaaaatatttaaggaatttccttatttttctggattttttccctaatttctgggattatCCTTTAAtattctgg
Encoded here:
- the LOC141664028 gene encoding sister chromatid cohesion protein SCC2-like, with the translated sequence MEIVQQMLLNYLQDAGASVDMHLITRWFYLCLWYKDDLTFQQKLFFFLARLKSRALVRECKTVSSVLKRNSVKKMTLAMGQNNSFSRGFDKILQMLLASLRENSPVICAKALRAVSIIVEADPEVLRDKHVHSAVEDRFCDSSISVREVSITEFVDNLVAEFVDSQ